The Bacillus carboniphilus genome contains a region encoding:
- a CDS encoding ABC transporter ATP-binding protein, translating into MRGTMTLEKAANQPIGIKRFWNMMNTFLPSTWLLVFAVTLVIIETCLSLIVPLITMNFIDEMNLDSLNQQTIILLAVVFILQLLMSGFALYTMIYIGQRVVLSLREEAWKKILHLPISFFDRHPSGDTMSRMTNDTLIIKDFITSQLIPFISGIISIVGSIVFLLVIDWKMTILMVVIIPVAGFIMIPLGRKMYKVSRALQSETASFQGDLGRVLSDIRLVKASLAENQEKKTGLKRMTQLFQFGLKEGRISAVIQPLTMSLMLFLLVVIFGYGSIRVSAGTLSAGALVAIIFYLFQISIPFAQLATFFTQFQKALGASERLEQILSAEPEPSVESTDSLIKEDDLLSFHDVSFSYSESKQILQSVSFGAVIGEMTAFVGPSGAGKTTLFSLLERFYEPSQGAITYKGKSIYDMSLSDWRQKIAYVSQESPIMSGTIRSNLIYGLEDVSESRIKEAVANANLESFIASLTDQLETEVGERGIRLSGGQRQRLAIARAMIRDPEILLLDEATAHLDSTSEKLVQEALEKLMQGRTTLVIAHRLATVRNADQLIVLEQGEVTGKGSHHQLLKFHSLYKELVEQQLSVEGS; encoded by the coding sequence ATGAGAGGAACGATGACATTGGAAAAAGCAGCAAATCAACCTATTGGTATTAAACGATTTTGGAACATGATGAATACATTCTTGCCGTCAACATGGTTACTCGTATTCGCGGTCACTTTAGTCATTATCGAGACGTGTCTTTCTTTAATTGTTCCACTCATAACGATGAATTTTATTGATGAAATGAACTTAGACTCTCTTAACCAGCAAACCATAATTTTATTAGCTGTTGTGTTCATTCTTCAACTTTTAATGTCAGGGTTTGCGCTTTATACGATGATTTATATTGGACAGCGTGTCGTTCTTTCGTTACGAGAAGAAGCTTGGAAAAAGATTTTACATTTACCGATTTCGTTTTTTGATCGCCACCCATCTGGTGATACGATGAGTCGAATGACAAATGATACATTAATTATAAAAGACTTCATCACATCTCAGTTGATTCCCTTTATTTCAGGAATTATTTCAATAGTAGGCTCAATTGTATTTTTACTTGTAATTGATTGGAAAATGACGATTTTAATGGTAGTTATCATCCCGGTTGCAGGTTTCATTATGATTCCTTTAGGAAGAAAGATGTATAAAGTGTCACGTGCCCTTCAAAGTGAAACCGCTTCTTTTCAGGGAGATTTAGGTCGTGTGCTTTCGGATATTCGCCTTGTAAAAGCTTCTTTAGCAGAAAATCAAGAAAAGAAAACAGGGTTAAAACGCATGACGCAACTGTTTCAGTTTGGTTTAAAAGAAGGAAGAATTTCAGCGGTCATTCAGCCTTTAACGATGAGTTTAATGTTATTTTTACTTGTTGTGATTTTTGGTTACGGTAGTATTCGCGTTTCAGCTGGAACATTATCGGCTGGTGCTCTAGTTGCGATCATTTTTTATCTTTTTCAAATTTCCATTCCGTTTGCTCAACTGGCCACCTTTTTCACGCAATTTCAAAAAGCGTTAGGAGCGAGTGAGCGTTTAGAACAAATTTTATCAGCAGAGCCTGAACCGAGCGTTGAGAGTACTGACAGTTTAATAAAAGAAGATGATCTTTTATCTTTTCATGATGTTTCCTTTTCTTATTCAGAGAGTAAGCAAATTTTACAGTCTGTGAGTTTTGGGGCGGTTATTGGTGAAATGACAGCTTTTGTTGGTCCAAGTGGGGCTGGGAAAACGACACTCTTCTCATTACTCGAACGATTTTATGAACCGAGTCAAGGCGCTATTACGTATAAAGGAAAATCCATTTATGACATGTCTTTATCCGATTGGCGTCAGAAAATTGCTTATGTTTCCCAAGAATCACCGATCATGTCTGGAACCATTCGATCCAACTTAATTTATGGATTAGAAGATGTTTCTGAATCACGTATAAAGGAAGCTGTAGCAAATGCGAACTTGGAGAGTTTTATCGCTTCTTTAACAGACCAACTTGAAACAGAAGTGGGTGAGCGAGGCATTAGGTTGTCAGGAGGACAACGTCAACGTTTAGCCATTGCAAGGGCCATGATACGTGATCCGGAAATCTTATTGTTAGATGAAGCGACCGCTCACCTTGATAGCACTTCTGAAAAGCTAGTCCAAGAAGCATTGGAGAAGTTGATGCAAGGTAGAACCACACTCGTTATTGCTCATCGGTTAGCGACAGTGAGGAACGCAGACCAGTTAATTGTTCTTGAACAAGGTGAGGTGACAGGTAAAGGGAGTCATCATCAGCTGCTGAAATTCCATTCATTATATAAAGAATTGGTTGAACAGCAGTTATCAGTAGAAGGGAGCTAA
- a CDS encoding GNAT family N-acetyltransferase: MKPILIDFPNEFYTDRLLIRRPDPGDGKVVFNAIQASIQELKPWMEFAQKQQTEEDLEVFMREAHTNFINREDLHLLVFDRKTGDFIASSGLHRINWSIPKFEIGYWIDSRKSGKGYMTETVEGITNFAFETLKARRVEIRCDSDNERSRRVAERLDFPLEGILKNSARSMDKSGLKDTCIFAKVR; the protein is encoded by the coding sequence ATGAAGCCAATATTGATAGATTTTCCAAATGAATTTTATACCGACAGATTACTCATTCGAAGACCCGATCCAGGAGATGGAAAGGTTGTATTTAATGCCATTCAAGCGTCCATTCAAGAGCTTAAACCTTGGATGGAGTTTGCACAAAAACAGCAAACGGAAGAAGATCTTGAAGTGTTTATGAGAGAGGCTCATACTAATTTCATTAATCGTGAAGACTTACACCTTCTTGTCTTTGATCGGAAAACAGGCGATTTTATTGCGTCATCTGGTCTTCATCGAATCAATTGGAGTATTCCTAAGTTTGAAATTGGCTACTGGATTGATTCTAGGAAAAGTGGAAAAGGATATATGACAGAGACAGTAGAAGGAATAACGAACTTCGCTTTTGAGACATTAAAGGCGCGAAGAGTGGAAATACGATGTGATTCTGATAATGAAAGAAGTCGCCGTGTAGCCGAACGTTTAGATTTTCCGCTAGAAGGAATTTTGAAGAATAGTGCACGATCAATGGATAAAAGTGGGTTGAAAGATACGTGTATTTTTGCTAAAGTTAGGTAA
- a CDS encoding serine hydrolase domain-containing protein translates to MTLNQQLSKIQKDIDFSGSIKVNKYKKTVIEESYGFANRSEQIKNHLHTRFGIASGCKLFTAISICQLVEAGKLTFETKLKNCLNIDLSHWDEEITVHHLLTHTSGIPDYFDEDEMDDFEELWVKTPMYHIRSLQDFLPLFMNKGMKSKVGEKFHYNNAGYILLGLVVEQVSGQYFTDYIEENIFRRAGMNDSGYFEMDRLPEKTALGYIDFQDGSWKTNTYSLPVKGGSDGGAYVTACDMIRFWEALINHQLLNKSITDLLLNSHVQVREEGYYGYGVWIKRKNNQLLKYHVMGYDPGVSFHSAYYPSSSHTLAVCSNKSDGAFDMMKVMEEELIVR, encoded by the coding sequence ATGACACTAAATCAACAATTATCGAAAATTCAAAAGGACATCGACTTTTCTGGTTCTATTAAGGTGAATAAATATAAGAAAACCGTTATAGAAGAAAGCTACGGTTTCGCTAATCGTTCTGAACAAATTAAAAATCATCTGCATACCCGTTTTGGAATTGCTTCAGGCTGTAAGCTTTTCACGGCGATTTCTATTTGTCAGCTTGTTGAAGCAGGAAAGCTTACGTTTGAAACGAAACTGAAGAATTGCTTAAATATAGACCTTTCTCATTGGGATGAAGAGATTACGGTTCATCATCTTCTGACGCATACGTCCGGTATTCCAGATTACTTTGATGAAGATGAAATGGATGATTTTGAAGAACTTTGGGTGAAAACGCCGATGTATCATATTAGAAGTTTACAAGATTTCTTGCCCCTTTTTATGAATAAAGGAATGAAATCAAAGGTAGGCGAAAAATTTCATTATAATAATGCGGGCTATATATTACTAGGCTTAGTGGTAGAGCAGGTTAGTGGACAATATTTCACCGATTATATTGAAGAAAATATATTTAGACGAGCTGGGATGAACGATTCTGGTTATTTTGAAATGGATCGCCTTCCGGAAAAAACAGCTTTAGGGTATATTGATTTTCAAGATGGATCTTGGAAGACAAATACTTACTCTCTACCAGTTAAAGGTGGCTCTGATGGAGGAGCTTATGTCACTGCGTGTGATATGATCAGGTTTTGGGAAGCGCTTATTAACCATCAACTGTTAAATAAGTCCATTACTGATTTGTTGCTGAACTCTCATGTACAAGTCAGGGAGGAAGGCTATTATGGATATGGAGTATGGATTAAGAGAAAGAACAATCAACTATTAAAATATCATGTGATGGGATATGATCCAGGAGTGAGTTTTCATTCCGCTTATTATCCTAGTTCTTCTCATACACTTGCTGTCTGTTCAAACAAATCAGATGGAGCATTTGATATGATGAAAGTAATGGAAGAAGAATTAATCGTGAGGTAA
- a CDS encoding malate synthase G, with protein sequence MEEYKNIGNIQVDSTLYDFIENEAILNSGVSSEAFWAGLDEIIHNLSPKNKELLSKREELQKSITDWYTNNKTYDQQKYKSFLKEINYIEPEVEDFEIDTKNIDDEIAIKPGPQLVVPVSNARYAVNAANARWGSLYDALYGSDVISEDDGAEAGNGYNPIRGEKVFAYTKQILNKIFPLTENSHKEVQEYKVENGQLVIILNGGTSTSLKMEDQFVGYNGLPEKPSAILLKNNGLHVEIQIDRNDSIGKNDTAGVKDIVVESAITTIMDFEDSVAAVDAEDKVHVYRNYLGLLKGDISVSFKKGSKTITRTLNPDRLYTAPNGSELSLSGRSLMFVRNVGHLMTSDAVLDKNGQEVPEGILDAVVTGLIAKQDVLKNGKYQNSTKGSVYIVKPKMHGPKEVAFANELFNQVEDLFDYSRNTLKIGVMDEERRTSLNLKACIKEVKNRVAFINTGFLDRTGDEIHTSMVTGPVIRKGDMKNSTWFTSYEKSNVKNGLESDFSGKAQIGKGMWAMPELMAQMLKTKDGQLKAGANTAWVPSPTAATLHALHYLDIDVLTIQEEMGKDLPDYLDDMLQVPTVPNTDWTPEEIQEELDNNAQSILGYVVRWIQQGIGCSKVPNISNIELMEDRATLRISSQHITNWLYHGVVSEDQVLETFKRMAKLVDKQNQHDPNYRAMANDFDNSIAFQASCELVFEGVNQPNGYTEPILHRRRKEAKTKAHVN encoded by the coding sequence ATGGAAGAATATAAAAATATCGGTAATATCCAAGTAGATTCAACTCTTTATGACTTCATTGAAAACGAGGCTATACTTAATAGTGGCGTTTCTAGTGAAGCATTTTGGGCTGGTTTAGATGAAATCATTCACAATTTATCTCCTAAAAACAAAGAATTGTTGTCCAAACGTGAAGAATTGCAGAAAAGCATTACGGATTGGTACACCAATAACAAGACGTATGATCAACAAAAATATAAATCTTTCTTAAAAGAAATTAATTATATTGAACCAGAGGTTGAAGATTTTGAGATTGATACTAAAAACATTGACGACGAAATTGCTATAAAACCAGGACCTCAATTAGTGGTTCCAGTTAGTAATGCACGATATGCCGTTAATGCCGCTAATGCTAGATGGGGAAGTCTTTATGATGCCCTATATGGTTCAGATGTCATTAGTGAAGATGACGGAGCAGAAGCTGGCAACGGATATAATCCTATTCGTGGTGAAAAAGTTTTTGCTTATACAAAACAAATTCTGAATAAGATCTTCCCTCTAACGGAAAATTCTCATAAAGAAGTACAAGAATACAAAGTAGAAAATGGTCAGTTAGTGATCATTTTAAATGGTGGAACATCCACTAGCTTAAAAATGGAAGATCAATTTGTTGGCTATAATGGTCTACCAGAAAAACCAAGTGCGATATTGTTAAAAAACAACGGTCTCCATGTTGAAATCCAAATCGACCGAAATGATTCTATTGGAAAAAATGATACAGCAGGCGTGAAAGATATTGTTGTGGAATCAGCGATCACTACAATTATGGATTTCGAAGACTCTGTAGCTGCTGTAGACGCAGAAGATAAAGTACATGTGTACCGAAATTATTTAGGACTGCTAAAAGGTGATATTTCTGTATCCTTCAAAAAAGGAAGCAAAACAATCACTCGTACGTTAAATCCTGATCGTCTGTACACAGCTCCAAATGGATCGGAACTTTCATTATCTGGACGTTCGTTAATGTTTGTACGAAATGTCGGTCATTTAATGACTAGTGATGCTGTTTTAGATAAAAATGGACAAGAAGTTCCAGAAGGTATTTTAGATGCAGTTGTTACGGGGCTTATTGCCAAACAAGATGTCTTAAAAAACGGAAAATATCAAAACTCTACAAAGGGTTCTGTTTATATCGTAAAACCAAAAATGCATGGTCCAAAAGAAGTTGCTTTTGCTAATGAACTATTTAATCAAGTAGAGGATCTATTTGATTACTCTCGCAACACGTTAAAAATTGGTGTGATGGATGAAGAGCGCCGAACTTCTCTTAATTTGAAAGCGTGCATAAAGGAAGTTAAAAATCGAGTCGCTTTCATTAATACAGGGTTCTTAGATAGAACAGGAGATGAGATCCACACTTCTATGGTAACAGGACCCGTCATTCGAAAAGGTGATATGAAAAATTCGACATGGTTTACTAGCTACGAAAAATCCAATGTGAAAAATGGGCTAGAAAGCGATTTTTCCGGTAAAGCTCAAATCGGAAAAGGAATGTGGGCAATGCCCGAATTAATGGCACAAATGCTAAAAACAAAAGATGGCCAATTAAAAGCAGGTGCGAATACAGCATGGGTTCCTTCCCCAACGGCTGCTACTTTACATGCGCTTCATTACTTAGACATCGATGTTTTAACCATACAAGAAGAAATGGGTAAAGATCTTCCGGATTATTTAGACGACATGTTACAAGTTCCAACGGTTCCTAACACGGATTGGACGCCAGAAGAGATCCAAGAAGAATTAGATAATAATGCCCAAAGTATTCTTGGCTATGTTGTTCGCTGGATTCAACAAGGGATCGGTTGTTCGAAAGTACCAAATATCAGCAACATTGAGTTAATGGAAGACCGAGCAACTTTAAGAATTTCTAGTCAACATATTACCAATTGGCTTTACCATGGGGTAGTGAGTGAAGACCAAGTATTAGAAACGTTTAAGCGTATGGCCAAATTAGTCGATAAACAAAATCAACATGATCCTAATTATAGAGCTATGGCAAATGACTTTGATAACTCTATTGCCTTCCAAGCTTCATGTGAATTAGTGTTTGAAGGTGTAAATCAACCGAACGGTTATACTGAACCAATTCTTCATCGTCGTAGAAAAGAAGCAAAGACGAAAGCACACGTTAACTAA
- a CDS encoding LysR family transcriptional regulator translates to MDIRHLEYFSEVAKHSSFTKAALTLHVSQPSLSKAIKQLEAELEVPLFYRSKTLELTDAGKALLVNVKEVLNSFHNLNSELNRVIDLKKGEINIGIPPIIGASFFSKLISQYVEEYPLVDLKLEEVGSKMIKQGVEDGSLDIGLVCNVPSRNGKFEMMKIVDDPLKLVVNKSNRLSLKNSVHMKDLQHEGFILYREDFTLHDRIMEECANHGFYPNVVCHSSQRDFMIEMVDARLGIALLPSKVADEIMNPHIKSIPLVNSSASLELGMVWKKNKYIPHSVREFINMAETHLSYN, encoded by the coding sequence ATGGATATTAGACATTTAGAATATTTTTCAGAAGTTGCAAAGCATTCTAGTTTTACTAAAGCTGCCTTAACTTTACATGTTTCTCAACCTTCTCTCAGTAAGGCTATTAAACAATTAGAAGCTGAGTTAGAAGTACCTTTATTTTATCGTTCAAAAACATTAGAATTAACAGATGCAGGAAAAGCGCTTCTTGTGAATGTGAAAGAAGTATTAAATTCCTTCCACAATCTGAATTCTGAACTTAATAGAGTGATAGACTTGAAAAAGGGAGAAATCAACATAGGGATTCCACCAATTATAGGCGCTTCTTTTTTCTCTAAGTTAATTAGTCAATATGTAGAAGAGTATCCTCTAGTAGACCTGAAATTAGAGGAAGTGGGTTCTAAAATGATTAAACAAGGTGTCGAAGATGGGTCATTAGATATTGGATTGGTATGTAATGTCCCTAGTAGAAATGGTAAATTTGAAATGATGAAGATCGTGGATGACCCTCTAAAACTGGTTGTGAATAAATCAAATCGGTTATCCTTAAAAAATTCGGTCCATATGAAGGATTTACAGCATGAAGGGTTTATTCTTTACAGAGAAGATTTCACTTTACACGATCGCATTATGGAAGAATGTGCTAATCATGGTTTTTATCCTAATGTTGTTTGCCATAGTTCTCAGAGAGATTTTATGATTGAAATGGTCGATGCTAGATTAGGAATTGCGCTATTACCTAGTAAAGTAGCAGATGAAATCATGAATCCTCACATCAAATCAATTCCTTTAGTCAATTCTTCAGCTAGTCTGGAGCTAGGTATGGTTTGGAAGAAAAATAAGTACATACCTCATTCTGTGAGAGAATTTATCAATATGGCCGAAACTCACCTGAGCTATAATTGA
- a CDS encoding nuclear transport factor 2 family protein, with product MEKIKELEIHLQELEEKLLRTEIRSSQIELKKLLADDFFEIGSSGRILYKGEEIGVEGIGEVKMTMSDFEIHPLSSDIILATYVICNEIKKEYTLRSSIWKRFNEGWKMVFHQGTKTNDQNVFK from the coding sequence ATGGAAAAAATAAAGGAGCTTGAAATTCACCTGCAAGAATTAGAAGAGAAGTTGTTAAGGACGGAAATCCGTTCTTCTCAAATAGAATTAAAGAAATTATTGGCAGATGACTTTTTTGAGATTGGTAGTTCAGGTAGAATACTCTACAAAGGTGAAGAAATCGGTGTTGAAGGAATAGGTGAAGTGAAAATGACGATGAGTGATTTTGAAATCCACCCATTGTCTAGCGATATCATTTTAGCAACATATGTAATTTGCAATGAAATAAAAAAAGAGTACACATTGCGAAGTTCAATTTGGAAGCGTTTTAATGAAGGCTGGAAGATGGTTTTTCACCAAGGAACGAAGACGAATGATCAGAACGTATTTAAATGA
- a CDS encoding alpha/beta hydrolase family protein, whose translation MFKEINIHYGAHESQYGVLRIPENSQSSQLIVLIHGGFWKAQYNLEENTAMAEDLTKRGFTTWNIEYRRVGEDRKGWTDLFNDVIDAVNHLSKIEESYPIDISNVTVIGHSAGGHLALWLGSRNEKSTNDGTFHELRVCINKVISLAGVTDLVKMWEFHEQKKMESRVAPLLGGSPKEVPERYAWASPIERLPMGVEQVLIHGEQDRHVPVELSDNYYQRAMEKGDKVSLVVLSEIEHFKVIDPTSSAWNSVIESI comes from the coding sequence ATGTTTAAGGAAATTAACATTCATTATGGAGCACATGAATCTCAATACGGTGTATTACGAATCCCTGAGAATTCGCAATCTTCCCAATTAATCGTTTTAATACACGGGGGGTTCTGGAAAGCACAATATAACTTAGAGGAAAACACGGCGATGGCTGAGGATTTGACAAAAAGAGGATTCACCACTTGGAACATCGAGTACAGGAGGGTTGGTGAGGACCGAAAAGGATGGACGGATTTATTTAATGATGTTATTGATGCAGTTAATCATTTATCCAAGATAGAGGAGTCCTATCCCATAGACATTAGCAATGTAACGGTTATTGGTCATTCTGCAGGTGGACATCTAGCTCTTTGGTTAGGTTCGAGAAATGAAAAGAGTACTAACGATGGAACTTTTCATGAGCTGAGAGTTTGTATAAACAAAGTGATCAGTTTAGCTGGTGTGACGGATTTAGTTAAAATGTGGGAATTTCATGAACAAAAGAAGATGGAAAGTCGTGTAGCTCCTTTATTAGGGGGAAGTCCAAAGGAAGTACCTGAACGATATGCCTGGGCTTCTCCTATTGAACGATTGCCTATGGGAGTGGAGCAAGTTTTAATACATGGGGAGCAAGATCGTCATGTACCAGTTGAGTTAAGCGATAATTATTACCAGAGGGCGATGGAAAAAGGCGATAAGGTTTCGCTAGTTGTTTTATCAGAGATCGAACATTTTAAAGTCATTGATCCAACATCATCAGCATGGAATTCAGTTATAGAATCAATTTAA
- a CDS encoding GNAT family N-acetyltransferase: MKITFEDIYKPGNIVAENDQYRHYHYPEMLIRYDSNFLQFKTMPSLIEFKKVENYLREFHLKNGQKHVKFVFPENKKPTGELLTHLTDKGYDIGFLELYAIDPKDFPSVREDANIHIREVTTKDLDTLLTIQYQHDLDFGIEFAKQKKGLIKRQFENQNIRQILAYYKGSPAGYVDVIISSKTAEIDGLTVAETFRNKGIGSRLQTFVMESFPEKTVILVADGEDTPKEMYKRQNYQYRGFQYEALKVF; this comes from the coding sequence ATGAAAATCACATTCGAAGATATATACAAGCCGGGAAACATTGTTGCTGAAAATGATCAATATAGACATTATCATTATCCGGAGATGCTCATTCGGTATGATAGTAATTTCTTGCAATTTAAAACAATGCCTTCATTAATAGAATTTAAAAAGGTTGAAAACTATTTAAGAGAATTTCATCTGAAGAACGGACAAAAACATGTGAAATTTGTTTTTCCTGAAAATAAAAAGCCAACAGGAGAACTACTGACACACTTAACTGATAAAGGTTATGATATAGGCTTTTTAGAATTGTATGCTATTGACCCTAAAGACTTTCCTTCAGTGAGAGAAGACGCAAATATACATATTCGAGAAGTGACAACTAAAGATTTAGACACTTTATTGACCATTCAATATCAGCACGACCTAGACTTTGGGATTGAATTTGCGAAACAGAAGAAGGGACTTATAAAACGTCAATTTGAGAATCAAAACATTCGTCAAATTTTAGCTTATTATAAAGGGTCTCCAGCAGGCTATGTAGATGTCATTATCTCTAGTAAAACAGCAGAAATTGATGGCTTAACGGTTGCCGAAACGTTTCGAAATAAAGGGATAGGAAGTAGATTACAAACATTTGTAATGGAGTCATTCCCCGAGAAGACGGTAATTTTAGTGGCTGACGGAGAAGACACGCCTAAAGAAATGTACAAAAGACAAAACTATCAATATCGTGGATTTCAATACGAAGCACTAAAAGTATTCTAA
- a CDS encoding class I SAM-dependent methyltransferase → MKNAKDILEQNKKGWNTVSHHFNGKDALPSYGPFAQTEDELQLFENIKDKKVLEIGYGSGHSLRYMASKGANELWGVDFSQSQKKAAEELLTGLGPHLFCAPMEKEIGLPKQYFDYVYSIYAIGWTIDLSTTFNLIYSYLKVGGTFIFSWDHPLYAHLHNENGKIYLKESYQDEGIRVFENFKGENVSMTIHRRKMATYINELIKAGFQIDSVIESDVSTCYKDEEEEISDRYYSLYKAKNFPATMIIKATKSVEEKWDHAR, encoded by the coding sequence GTGAAAAATGCAAAAGACATTCTAGAACAAAATAAAAAAGGGTGGAATACAGTTTCCCATCACTTCAATGGAAAGGATGCATTGCCTAGTTATGGTCCTTTTGCCCAAACAGAAGACGAGCTACAGCTGTTTGAAAATATAAAAGATAAAAAAGTCCTTGAAATTGGATATGGTAGTGGACACTCTTTAAGGTATATGGCATCTAAAGGAGCAAATGAACTATGGGGTGTTGATTTCTCCCAATCACAAAAAAAAGCTGCGGAAGAACTACTAACAGGTTTGGGTCCTCATTTATTTTGTGCACCTATGGAAAAGGAAATTGGTTTGCCAAAGCAGTATTTTGATTATGTTTATTCCATTTATGCAATTGGGTGGACAATAGATTTATCGACTACTTTTAATCTTATTTACTCTTATTTAAAGGTAGGAGGGACGTTTATATTTAGTTGGGACCACCCTCTATACGCTCATTTACATAATGAAAATGGTAAGATTTATTTGAAAGAGTCTTACCAAGACGAAGGAATTAGAGTCTTTGAAAATTTTAAAGGTGAAAACGTTAGTATGACTATTCATCGACGAAAAATGGCTACCTATATAAATGAGCTAATTAAAGCAGGATTTCAGATTGATTCAGTGATAGAAAGTGACGTATCAACCTGTTATAAAGATGAGGAAGAGGAGATATCAGATCGCTATTATTCTTTATATAAAGCTAAAAATTTTCCTGCAACGATGATTATAAAAGCAACGAAAAGTGTAGAGGAGAAATGGGATCATGCGAGATAG
- a CDS encoding 2'-5' RNA ligase family protein gives MLVKRSLCIFPEFKNMEKINQLRESYDPLHQKVAPHITLVFPFESQIQLEILKKHVEGALIKVEPFKACFQGITGSDYSYLFLNVKEGNDRLIELHDRLYSGILSGYHLRTLTYIPHLTVGRLDNNEEFVKAIEQTSDIQETFEFTVEKIVCEILDENENSTVEFTVGL, from the coding sequence ATGTTAGTAAAAAGATCGTTATGTATTTTTCCTGAATTTAAAAATATGGAGAAAATAAATCAGCTACGAGAAAGCTATGACCCCTTACATCAAAAGGTTGCGCCGCACATAACACTAGTCTTTCCATTTGAAAGTCAAATTCAATTGGAGATTTTGAAGAAACATGTTGAAGGTGCTCTAATTAAGGTCGAACCATTTAAGGCTTGTTTTCAAGGAATCACAGGTAGCGATTATAGCTATCTTTTCTTAAATGTTAAAGAAGGAAATGATAGGTTAATAGAACTTCACGATCGTTTATATAGTGGTATATTAAGTGGTTACCATTTAAGAACGCTTACATATATCCCCCATTTAACTGTCGGTAGATTAGATAATAACGAAGAATTTGTAAAAGCTATAGAACAAACTAGTGATATCCAAGAAACGTTTGAATTTACAGTGGAAAAAATAGTATGTGAAATTCTCGATGAAAACGAAAATTCTACGGTTGAATTTACAGTAGGGTTATAG
- a CDS encoding cysteine hydrolase family protein, whose product MNQMLLIIDAQQDLIEGNQEEKEVFNKQELIININKAIEKATKQAIPILFVRDLDVAEGKGSGFQIHPDIHVPKESMVFDKAATNCFHGTPLLDYLHSQKIDHVVVMGCKTEHCIDSAVRTATINGLDVTLVGDGHSTTDNDVLSAEQMINHHNCILHGHYNVEHFSIVRNVEEDLFRPTHYLYR is encoded by the coding sequence TTGAATCAAATGTTATTAATCATTGATGCACAACAAGACTTAATAGAAGGGAATCAAGAAGAGAAGGAGGTTTTTAACAAACAAGAACTTATTATAAATATTAACAAGGCGATTGAAAAAGCTACTAAACAGGCTATTCCAATTTTATTTGTAAGGGATCTGGATGTGGCTGAGGGGAAAGGTAGCGGTTTTCAAATTCATCCAGATATTCATGTCCCGAAAGAGTCAATGGTTTTCGATAAAGCTGCAACGAATTGTTTTCATGGAACTCCTTTATTAGATTATTTACATTCTCAAAAGATTGATCACGTTGTAGTGATGGGTTGTAAGACTGAGCATTGTATCGATAGTGCAGTTCGGACAGCTACCATTAACGGATTAGATGTGACATTAGTTGGTGATGGTCACTCAACAACTGATAATGATGTATTAAGTGCTGAGCAAATGATAAACCATCATAACTGCATTCTTCATGGACACTATAATGTCGAACATTTTTCTATAGTTAGAAATGTGGAGGAAGATTTGTTTCGTCCCACTCATTACTTATACAGGTGA